The following nucleotide sequence is from Acidimicrobiia bacterium.
GGGAACGACCGACGTCCCACCTCACGTCATCTCGGTGGGGAGCTCCATCGCCCTCGTGCGCGACTGCAACGAGCAGCTTCCCTGTCTGTACCGGCTCAAGGACGGAAGTCGTGTCGGCGAACACCAACCCAATGGCCGCGCGCGGATCATGACGTTGGTGCGCGAGAACGACGGATGGAAGGTCTCCGAGATCATTGACGAGGCAACCGCCGATCGCTACCTGGATGAGCTTTCGCCATCGGCTTCGCCCGCGGCCGAGCGACTTCGCGATGCAGCCCATTTCGAGGTTCCCGAGCCCGCTGAGACACCGCGGCGGCTCGGTGAAGACATGGTCTCCGACCGAATCGCCGGGTAAGAGCTCCGCGTCGTCAGGCGTGCGCGGCTTGGGCCTCGCGCACGAGGCCCTCGACCTCGTCGACCGCCCGCGCGAGCGCCGCGCCGTCGAGTGCATCGGCGAGGGGCTTTCCCCCTGCTGCTGTCAACATCGGCGCGAGTCGATTGCGCAGCCGGTCGATCGCCCACGCAACCGGCTCGCCCTCCGCGACGGTGTCCAGCGGGAGGATCCGCTCCTTCTCGTCTCCGGTGACGGTGGGCGGTTCGTAGTGATAGTGCGCGTTCGTGTTGAACATGTCGAATCGGAGATATTCATGCTCGTCGTCGGTGCCCAGGACTCGGATCGTCGGACCCGACACGTCGGTTCCGTTCTGGACCAGCGTTCGATGCTCGATCATGAACGTGATCGGGCCGGCTTCTACTCGCGCGCCGTGTTCCGCGTCTGCCATCGCCTACCTCCAGCACTCGCCGCCGACGAAGACACCATGATCCCACGTCCACCCGTCACGCGCATTCCGCGGTTTCGGCGTGCGGCACGGCTACCGTGCCCGTCCGGTGGAATCGAACGAGACCACGACGCAGTCCCAGGTCGACCTGTCGACCACCTGCCTCGCGTGCGCGTCGCCGATGCGTGAGGAGCATGCGCACTACCGCTGCCCTGCGTGCGGCTGGCGCGACTCCTGCTGCGACGGGCCGTATTGACGAATCAGTTGGGGCTCGGCGGTTCCAGCTCGAGGTCGCTGCCCGACGACTGGTCCGACGGATGACTCGGGGCGCGGTACCTGCCATCGATCTGGTAGGGCACCACGCGGGTCCGGAACCGGCGGCCCAGACGGCCGCGCACGATTGCACGGACCGGCGGGACCAGCAACAGGATGCCGAACATGTCGGTGATGAAGCCGGGGACGAGGAGCATGAACCCGGCGGCGAGGAGCAGCCCGCCGTCGACGAGGTGCGATCCCGGGACACGCCCGGCATCGAGCTCGGCCCGGATCCGGCGCAGCGTACCGGTGCCCTGACGCTTCACGATCCACA
It contains:
- a CDS encoding FxsA family protein; this translates as MFILLAAVVVIPIAEIAVMVKVAEWIGTGQMIALLLSVSIVGLWIVKRQGTGTLRRIRAELDAGRVPGSHLVDGGLLLAAGFMLLVPGFITDMFGILLLVPPVRAIVRGRLGRRFRTRVVPYQIDGRYRAPSHPSDQSSGSDLELEPPSPN